A genome region from Blautia coccoides includes the following:
- a CDS encoding GntR family transcriptional regulator codes for MGSEMELQQVIYHIFVTQIEFGTYRLGDRLPTIEEAGQLLFVSPDTVRSAYLRLKKEGYITLSKHIGAAVAVQFNEQEISSHILSYFALRKNAMLDLSLSMKPLFAHIQCVCLKNAGPKLLDQIESITSQQDCLASYSLIQYMLHIYGSLKNDLLMRLVWQVFMFFQAPFLSVPQNIKHFKWKDSPLLHTLQLCREQNWPSLRTSVEAFQDRLASVLYDFYENNIDSGEPVTQTAFHWNSYKKASQLCYTLGMEILTDINRGRYTPGSFLPSLEKMAKEKQVSVSTIRRTLSLLNSIGVTKSVNGHGTKILHKNEISENCDLTQPAVRRRLSDYAQSLQILFLSCREVSKITVESLDQEARLQFIKRLTLLRRLQRYELAVYGILELLTHFAPLQAIRIVYGELFRQLLWGYPLRSIKEDSEESKKICLASLDHFLECLSRSDWEEFSAKLEELLQSELAFTAEQLTAMGIRSFHPFI; via the coding sequence GTGGGAAGTGAAATGGAATTACAGCAGGTGATCTACCATATTTTTGTGACACAGATAGAATTCGGCACCTATCGCTTAGGTGACCGTCTGCCGACAATAGAGGAGGCGGGCCAACTGCTGTTCGTTTCCCCGGACACTGTCCGTTCCGCCTATTTACGTCTGAAAAAGGAAGGGTATATCACACTTTCCAAACACATCGGAGCTGCCGTTGCCGTTCAATTTAACGAACAGGAGATCAGCAGTCACATACTGTCTTATTTTGCATTGAGAAAAAATGCCATGCTTGATCTGAGTCTCTCCATGAAGCCGCTTTTTGCCCATATCCAATGTGTCTGTCTAAAAAATGCCGGACCAAAATTATTGGATCAGATCGAGTCCATCACATCGCAGCAGGACTGCCTTGCCTCTTACTCCTTGATACAGTATATGCTGCACATCTACGGTTCCCTGAAAAATGATCTCCTCATGCGCCTGGTCTGGCAGGTATTCATGTTTTTTCAGGCTCCTTTTCTCAGCGTTCCACAAAATATAAAGCACTTTAAGTGGAAGGACAGCCCTCTGCTGCACACGCTCCAACTATGCCGGGAACAAAATTGGCCTTCGCTCCGGACTTCCGTGGAAGCCTTTCAGGACCGCCTGGCATCTGTATTATACGATTTCTATGAAAATAATATAGACTCCGGGGAACCCGTAACCCAAACAGCCTTCCATTGGAACAGTTATAAAAAAGCCTCCCAGCTCTGTTATACCCTTGGCATGGAAATATTGACGGATATCAACAGGGGCCGATATACTCCCGGAAGCTTTTTGCCCTCCCTGGAAAAAATGGCAAAAGAAAAGCAGGTCTCAGTCAGCACCATACGGCGCACCCTTTCCCTGCTCAACAGTATCGGGGTCACAAAGTCCGTAAACGGGCACGGCACCAAAATACTGCATAAGAATGAAATTTCAGAAAACTGCGACCTGACTCAGCCTGCTGTCAGGAGACGCCTTTCGGATTATGCACAGAGCCTCCAGATCCTCTTTTTATCATGCAGGGAAGTTTCAAAAATCACTGTGGAATCCCTGGATCAGGAGGCAAGGCTTCAGTTTATAAAGCGGCTGACTTTGCTGCGACGCCTTCAGAGATATGAACTGGCTGTCTACGGCATTCTGGAACTGCTCACACACTTTGCACCGCTGCAGGCCATCCGAATCGTATACGGTGAATTGTTTCGGCAGCTTTTGTGGGGGTATCCACTGCGGAGCATAAAGGAAGACAGCGAAGAATCAAAAAAAATCTGCCTTGCCTCCCTTGATCATTTTCTGGAATGTCTCAGCCGTTCCGATTGGGAGGAATTTTCCGCCAAACTGGAAGAACTGCTCCAATCTGAACTGGCCTTTACCGCAGAACAGCTCACCGCCATGGGAATCCGGTCATTCCATCCATTTATTTAA
- a CDS encoding sensor domain-containing diguanylate cyclase, which yields MQRKKRWMTAVLLIFAIGFIIGASFYYAAYIHDILENETNAYAQELAQQSIKLINERVNNDYLYLEGIADSIGGQTTPVNSQRVLDILEQKSKITRFTRLAVVDLDGNMYFNGMEQQRNVKVRGYFQKAVQGESSVESVTGTNSGRMMVISVPIYRDNEVKGVVLGQYTMDELEDLMSIQYFNGEGYNYITDSTGEVLVHSEQGNAKENILEDLENVIGRAFSRQDLREFADHMKEKENGYIRYQKSGKEYILEYTAVGINDWYLLLVIPCNVVDAKTKDIIDGTAVYCVAVLLVLGLMAFGMLNSRRKTHKKIKQAYENIRSIYRTVPSAIVRFRLEGDLPILDSNNGFYQFMEYSAEEYRKKYGTSLQPVLDEEDREWFLNLREGLVSREFLIQCRNEQNKWAYGNFDVQRQEGSLVVQCAFIDISHQKQQLKEAVKSAGRDSLTGLKNKRALEQEMDKMIEESGNTGAFLIMDLDNFKNVNDTLGHPQGDRVLQLFAACMKNTFRQDDFIGRMGGDEFVVYIKNVNERQKISRKTGQLMVNFQSSLPEGFGGCRLSVSIGVALVPRDGTAFSELYQKSDKALYEAKKRGKNQVCFYEE from the coding sequence ATGCAGAGAAAAAAGAGGTGGATGACAGCAGTTCTTCTCATCTTTGCAATTGGTTTCATAATAGGAGCATCCTTTTACTATGCTGCTTATATTCATGACATTCTGGAAAATGAAACGAATGCCTATGCCCAGGAGCTTGCGCAGCAGAGTATCAAGCTGATCAATGAGAGGGTGAATAATGACTATCTGTATCTGGAAGGGATAGCCGATTCTATCGGAGGACAGACAACGCCTGTCAATTCCCAGAGAGTTTTAGATATTCTGGAGCAAAAGTCAAAGATTACACGTTTTACCAGGCTTGCTGTGGTGGATCTGGACGGGAATATGTATTTTAACGGCATGGAACAGCAGAGGAATGTGAAGGTCAGGGGATATTTCCAAAAGGCCGTTCAGGGAGAGAGTTCGGTGGAAAGCGTGACCGGCACCAACAGCGGCAGAATGATGGTGATCAGCGTACCTATTTATCGTGACAATGAGGTGAAAGGTGTTGTGCTGGGACAGTATACCATGGACGAGCTGGAAGATCTCATGTCCATTCAATATTTTAACGGAGAGGGATATAACTATATCACAGATTCCACAGGCGAAGTTTTAGTGCACTCAGAGCAGGGGAACGCAAAAGAAAATATACTGGAGGATCTGGAAAATGTGATCGGCAGAGCGTTCAGCAGACAGGATCTCCGGGAGTTTGCGGATCACATGAAAGAAAAGGAAAATGGGTATATCCGTTATCAGAAAAGCGGCAAAGAGTATATATTGGAATATACGGCTGTAGGGATCAATGACTGGTATCTGCTTTTGGTGATCCCCTGTAATGTGGTGGATGCCAAGACAAAAGACATCATTGACGGCACTGCGGTTTACTGCGTCGCAGTTCTTCTGGTGCTGGGGCTGATGGCATTTGGAATGCTGAACAGCCGCCGCAAAACCCATAAAAAAATAAAACAGGCGTATGAAAATATCCGCTCTATTTACCGGACTGTGCCCAGCGCCATAGTGCGTTTTCGCCTGGAAGGGGATCTGCCGATCCTGGATTCAAACAATGGGTTCTATCAGTTTATGGAATATTCTGCTGAGGAGTACCGGAAAAAGTATGGTACGTCCCTTCAGCCGGTTTTGGATGAGGAGGACCGGGAGTGGTTTTTGAATCTCAGGGAAGGGCTGGTCTCCAGAGAATTTCTCATACAATGCAGGAATGAGCAGAACAAATGGGCATATGGGAATTTTGATGTGCAGAGACAGGAGGGCAGCCTGGTGGTACAGTGTGCCTTTATAGATATCAGCCATCAGAAGCAGCAGCTCAAAGAAGCTGTCAAAAGCGCAGGCAGGGATTCTCTGACCGGTTTAAAAAATAAGAGGGCCTTGGAACAGGAGATGGACAAAATGATCGAGGAGAGCGGTAATACAGGAGCGTTCCTGATCATGGATCTGGATAATTTTAAGAATGTGAACGATACGCTGGGACATCCCCAGGGGGACAGGGTGCTTCAGCTCTTTGCGGCCTGTATGAAAAATACGTTCCGCCAGGATGATTTTATAGGGCGTATGGGCGGTGATGAGTTTGTGGTATATATTAAAAATGTCAATGAACGCCAGAAAATTTCCAGGAAGACCGGGCAGCTCATGGTGAATTTCCAGAGCAGCCTGCCGGAAGGGTTTGGCGGATGCAGATTGTCCGTCAGTATAGGCGTGGCGCTGGTTCCCCGGGACGGGACAGCCTTTTCTGAGCTTTATCAGAAATCGGATAAGGCGCTCTATGAAGCAAAAAAACGCGGGAAAAACCAGGTCTGTTTTTATGAGGAATAG
- a CDS encoding endonuclease/exonuclease/phosphatase family protein: MEKAKTVLKGIGILLLILAGILLLLLVFLTIREYRPKAEETLTGSYKDGELLSLSRPFSVMSYNTGYASLSKDEDFFMDGGSKVKPDSKALVEDNLSGITNVLKDNPSDMYFLQEVDINSTRSYGIDQRTAYSEALNKNSFFAYNFKCDFVPYPLPPIGHVESGLVTLTDNYVTDASRISLPESFSWPVKTCNLKRCLLVTRFPLKDSSNELVLINFHLEAYDSGEGKIAQSKMLADILSQEYEKGNYVIAGGDFNQTFQGVDKYPVTNKEDWTPGIIGDSDLPDHFSFAIDDSYPTCRLLNAPYTGSYDTSQVYVIDGFIVSDNLAVRSVNVIDVGFEHTDHQPVRLEVAFK, translated from the coding sequence ATGGAAAAAGCAAAAACCGTTTTGAAAGGCATTGGTATCCTTTTACTGATACTTGCAGGAATCTTACTGCTTCTTTTGGTTTTCCTGACAATACGGGAATACCGGCCAAAGGCGGAGGAGACTCTGACAGGCAGTTACAAAGACGGGGAACTCCTCTCCCTTAGCCGTCCATTCTCTGTCATGAGCTACAACACCGGCTATGCATCGCTGAGCAAGGACGAGGATTTTTTCATGGACGGCGGAAGCAAAGTTAAACCGGATTCCAAAGCTCTGGTAGAAGACAATCTGTCCGGTATCACAAACGTCCTAAAGGACAATCCCTCCGACATGTACTTTCTACAGGAGGTTGACATTAATTCCACTCGCTCTTACGGCATTGACCAGCGCACTGCCTACAGCGAAGCGCTGAATAAGAACAGCTTCTTTGCGTATAATTTCAAGTGCGATTTCGTACCTTATCCGCTTCCTCCCATTGGCCATGTGGAAAGCGGCCTGGTAACTTTAACGGATAACTATGTGACAGATGCTTCCAGAATTTCACTGCCGGAATCTTTCTCCTGGCCTGTTAAGACCTGTAACCTGAAGCGCTGTCTTCTGGTCACAAGGTTCCCGCTAAAGGATTCCTCCAACGAATTAGTGCTTATCAATTTCCATCTGGAGGCTTACGACAGCGGAGAGGGGAAAATAGCCCAGAGCAAAATGCTTGCAGATATACTTTCCCAAGAATATGAAAAAGGAAACTATGTCATTGCGGGAGGAGATTTTAACCAGACTTTCCAGGGCGTTGACAAATACCCTGTCACCAACAAGGAGGACTGGACCCCGGGTATCATCGGAGACAGTGACCTGCCCGATCACTTTTCCTTTGCCATTGACGATTCCTATCCCACCTGCCGTCTGCTGAATGCCCCTTACACAGGATCTTATGACACCTCTCAGGTATATGTCATTGACGGTTTCATCGTGTCTGACAACCTGGCAGTCAGAAGTGTAAATGTCATTGATGTGGGATTTGAACATACAGACCACCAGCCCGTGCGCCTGGAGGTTGCATTTAAGTAA
- a CDS encoding zinc-dependent alcohol dehydrogenase family protein yields the protein MRSAVFYGKHDLRVEEHEVPAVGPHDVLIQVKACGVCGTDVHIYEGDKGAAEVTPPTILGHEFAGIISEVGSQVKNYKPGDRVCIDPNCYCGACDPCRNGVAHYCENMIGYGTTVDGGFAEYCSVDERQVYLLGENTTFEQGAMAEPVACCLHGIDMCEIQPGHQVVVIGGGMIGLLMLQLAKLAGAAKVALLEPVENKREVGKKLGADICIDPMREDVKSRLAECGMNWVNVVIECVGRPSTIEQAIDIAGNKAVVMMFGLTKPDEQIAVKPFQIFQKELVLKASYINPYTQRRALDLINSGRLDVSSMVYEVCGLNELEDVLSRPEIRANGKYIISPEK from the coding sequence ATGAGAAGTGCGGTATTTTACGGAAAACATGATCTGAGGGTGGAAGAGCATGAGGTGCCTGCTGTGGGCCCCCATGATGTACTGATCCAGGTTAAGGCATGTGGTGTGTGCGGAACGGATGTCCATATCTATGAGGGGGATAAGGGGGCTGCGGAAGTGACTCCGCCCACTATTTTAGGGCATGAATTTGCCGGCATCATCAGTGAAGTGGGAAGTCAGGTGAAGAATTACAAGCCGGGAGACCGGGTATGCATTGACCCCAACTGTTACTGCGGAGCCTGTGACCCGTGCAGGAATGGGGTTGCACACTACTGTGAGAATATGATAGGATACGGAACTACCGTGGACGGCGGTTTTGCAGAATATTGCTCGGTAGATGAACGTCAGGTATATCTTCTGGGAGAGAATACCACCTTTGAACAGGGAGCTATGGCAGAACCTGTGGCCTGCTGTCTTCATGGGATCGACATGTGTGAGATCCAGCCCGGACACCAAGTGGTCGTTATCGGAGGCGGAATGATCGGCCTTCTGATGCTTCAGCTTGCAAAGCTGGCCGGAGCAGCTAAGGTGGCACTTCTGGAGCCGGTGGAAAATAAAAGAGAAGTGGGAAAGAAGCTGGGTGCTGATATCTGCATTGACCCCATGAGAGAAGATGTAAAAAGCCGTCTGGCAGAATGCGGGATGAACTGGGTGAATGTGGTGATCGAATGTGTGGGACGTCCGTCCACAATTGAGCAGGCCATTGACATAGCAGGGAATAAAGCAGTTGTGATGATGTTTGGACTGACAAAGCCGGATGAACAGATTGCAGTGAAACCATTTCAGATCTTCCAGAAGGAGCTGGTGCTGAAGGCATCTTATATTAATCCTTATACACAGAGAAGGGCCTTGGACCTGATCAATTCCGGAAGACTGGATGTGAGCAGTATGGTGTATGAGGTATGCGGGCTTAATGAATTGGAGGATGTATTGAGCAGGCCGGAGATAAGGGCCAATGGGAAGTACATTATCTCTCCGGAAAAATAA
- a CDS encoding ROK family transcriptional regulator produces the protein MKTTGMTTMEIKKINKSKVYHLIYDSRTISKQGIASALEMGMNTVTQNLKLLEEEGMIERKGCFESTGGRKARAIRILPTARISLGIEILRKRLHIAAVDLYGNILEQESYTIPFQVSSAYCEQVGQKVNAFTVKYAFSPSRILGAAIAIQGLISTDGSSVSYGRVLDHTGMKLSDFSRHIPYPCRLEHDSKAAGYLETWHQEKFRDSIVVLLNQNLGGAVILDGKVHNGLGMHSGSIEHMCINPDGPLCYCGERGCLETYCSADSLEHAAGTDIPSFFAELRLGNPAFSKIWKDYLRHLAFAVCSLNVVLDCYVIISGYLAPFFLPEDLELLTQMITDISPFKQQNDFIFLSSHGQLAPPVGAALYYIDEFLHNM, from the coding sequence ATGAAGACAACTGGAATGACCACAATGGAAATAAAAAAAATAAATAAAAGCAAAGTATATCATCTCATATATGACAGCAGGACCATCTCCAAGCAGGGAATTGCCTCTGCTCTGGAGATGGGTATGAACACTGTCACACAGAATCTGAAGCTTCTGGAAGAAGAGGGTATGATCGAGCGGAAGGGCTGCTTTGAGTCTACAGGAGGCAGAAAGGCCCGGGCGATCCGCATCCTGCCAACGGCGCGGATTTCTCTCGGCATTGAGATCCTCAGGAAAAGGCTTCATATTGCCGCTGTGGATCTGTACGGCAATATTCTGGAGCAGGAATCCTACACCATCCCTTTCCAGGTTTCCTCTGCCTACTGTGAACAGGTGGGGCAAAAGGTAAATGCTTTCACGGTAAAATACGCGTTTTCCCCAAGCCGGATCCTGGGGGCCGCAATCGCGATCCAGGGTCTGATCTCCACTGACGGCTCTTCGGTTAGCTATGGCAGGGTACTGGACCATACGGGTATGAAGCTTTCTGATTTTTCCCGCCATATTCCCTACCCCTGCCGTCTGGAGCACGACTCCAAGGCTGCCGGTTATCTGGAGACCTGGCATCAGGAAAAATTCCGTGATTCCATTGTTGTTCTGCTGAACCAGAATCTGGGCGGCGCCGTCATATTGGACGGAAAAGTACATAACGGCCTGGGTATGCACAGTGGTTCCATCGAACATATGTGCATCAATCCCGATGGTCCCCTCTGCTATTGCGGAGAACGGGGCTGTCTGGAAACCTACTGTTCCGCAGACAGCCTGGAGCATGCTGCCGGTACTGATATTCCCTCCTTTTTCGCGGAGCTGCGTCTCGGTAATCCTGCATTTTCTAAAATCTGGAAGGATTATCTGCGGCACCTGGCATTTGCAGTCTGCAGCCTGAATGTGGTGCTGGACTGCTATGTCATCATAAGCGGATATCTGGCCCCCTTTTTTCTCCCGGAGGATCTGGAACTGCTGACACAAATGATCACAGACATCTCACCCTTCAAACAGCAGAATGATTTTATCTTTTTGAGCAGTCACGGACAGCTTGCCCCACCTGTGGGCGCCGCCCTATACTATATTGATGAATTTCTGCACAACATGTAA